A portion of the Paucilactobacillus hokkaidonensis JCM 18461 genome contains these proteins:
- a CDS encoding malolactic enzyme, which yields MTSTQILNDPFLNKGTAFTKAERQSLHLTGLIPPQVQTLDQQVEQTYAQEQSKPNNLEKRLFLMEIFNTNRILYYKLFSQHVAEFMPIVYDPTIADTIEHYSSLFVDPQNAAFLSIDDPDSMKETLINAAAGRDIQLIVVTDAEGILGIGDWGTNGVDIAVGKLMVYTAAAGVDPSHVLPVMLDAGTNNQSLLDDPLYLGNHHERIRGDQYFEFVDQFVQNAEDLFPNMYLHFEDFGRDNAAKILQRYQKDIVTFNDDIQGTGIITLAGILGALQISKQELSEQRYMSFGAGTAGAGITARIFSELVEQGMSEEEARKHFYMVDKQGMLFDDDPTLTPEQKPFARQRSEFDNPDELTNLLAAVKAVHPTILVGTSTQPGTFTEDVIKEMAAHTQRPIIFPLSNPTKLAEAKAQDLIEWTNGQALVATGIPAKDVVYNGVTYQIGQANNALVYPGLGLGTLAAKATVLNDEMISKAAHSLGGIVDASQPGAAVLPPVTKLADFSQTVAQAVAASAIEQGISRVETKDAATAVNAIKWEPKYTSISDHQIS from the coding sequence ATGACATCAACACAAATTTTAAATGACCCATTTTTAAATAAAGGAACGGCTTTTACTAAAGCAGAACGCCAAAGTTTACATTTGACTGGATTGATTCCACCACAGGTACAAACACTAGACCAACAAGTTGAACAAACCTACGCACAAGAACAAAGTAAACCTAATAATTTAGAAAAACGTTTGTTCTTAATGGAAATTTTTAACACTAACCGAATTTTATACTATAAGTTATTTAGTCAGCATGTAGCAGAGTTTATGCCAATCGTCTATGATCCAACGATTGCAGATACGATTGAACACTATTCTTCATTATTCGTTGATCCTCAAAATGCTGCCTTTCTTTCCATCGATGACCCAGATTCAATGAAGGAGACACTAATTAATGCAGCCGCTGGCCGGGACATTCAATTGATCGTTGTGACCGACGCTGAAGGAATTTTAGGCATTGGTGACTGGGGCACTAATGGTGTTGATATCGCTGTTGGTAAACTGATGGTTTATACTGCTGCAGCTGGCGTTGATCCGAGTCATGTATTACCTGTCATGTTGGATGCTGGTACTAATAATCAATCATTATTAGATGATCCATTGTATTTAGGCAACCATCATGAACGGATTCGTGGTGATCAATACTTTGAATTTGTGGATCAATTTGTCCAAAATGCTGAAGATTTATTCCCCAATATGTATCTGCATTTTGAGGATTTTGGTCGCGACAATGCAGCTAAGATTTTACAACGTTATCAAAAAGATATTGTCACTTTTAATGATGATATTCAAGGAACTGGAATTATTACATTAGCCGGTATTTTAGGTGCACTACAAATTTCAAAACAAGAATTGTCAGAACAACGCTACATGAGTTTTGGTGCTGGAACTGCCGGTGCAGGAATTACTGCACGAATTTTTTCAGAATTAGTTGAACAAGGAATGAGCGAAGAAGAAGCACGTAAACATTTTTACATGGTCGACAAGCAAGGAATGTTGTTTGACGATGATCCAACATTAACACCGGAACAAAAACCATTCGCACGGCAACGATCAGAATTTGATAATCCTGATGAGTTAACTAATTTATTGGCAGCTGTTAAGGCAGTTCATCCAACAATTTTAGTTGGAACATCTACACAACCAGGAACCTTCACTGAAGATGTTATTAAAGAAATGGCTGCTCACACGCAGCGTCCAATCATCTTCCCACTATCAAATCCGACTAAATTAGCTGAAGCTAAGGCGCAAGATTTGATTGAATGGACGAACGGACAAGCACTAGTTGCTACTGGGATTCCTGCGAAGGATGTTGTTTACAATGGTGTCACTTACCAAATTGGACAAGCGAACAATGCATTAGTCTACCCAGGTCTAGGTTTAGGAACATTGGCAGCTAAAGCAACCGTCCTAAATGATGAGATGATTTCTAAAGCAGCTCATTCACTTGGTGGCATTGTCGATGCAAGCCAACCAGGAGCAGCAGTCCTACCTCCTGTCACCAAGTTAGCCGATTTCTCGCAAACAGTTGCTCAGGCAGTAGCTGCTAGTGCAATTGAACAGGGGATTAGCAGAGTTGAAACTAAGGATGCTGCTACCGCAGTCAATGCAATCAAGTGGGAACCAAAATATACATCAATATCAGATCATCAGATCAGTTAG
- a CDS encoding AEC family transporter, with product MTAFITSVESVVEIILVIALGYYLRQRGKFDDHFKGSISFLIMNIALPASIFVSVLKYLTRDKLVELSGGLLYAFISFAIGYLVAWLLSKLLRVRVGRRGTFINMFVNANTIFIGLPLNMALFGVKSMPYFLIYYVMNTVSTWAVGVFFISNDDPTKEKGTKQPFNWKKLLPAPLLGFLVALVFLLLAIPIPGWINSTLSMVGNIVTPMSLIYIGIVLSDAGLKSIHFDKDTIGALAGRFIIAPAIMVSVILISGHIGNVMPSLESSTLIIQSAAPGLAVLPILAGQSHGDVEYATNVVTTSTVLFVVVVPILMAIIS from the coding sequence ATGACTGCTTTTATCACTTCGGTGGAGAGCGTGGTTGAGATTATTTTGGTAATCGCGTTGGGTTATTATTTACGCCAACGTGGGAAGTTCGATGATCATTTTAAGGGTAGTATTTCATTTTTAATCATGAATATTGCGCTACCAGCCTCAATTTTTGTTTCCGTTCTTAAATATTTAACACGCGACAAATTAGTTGAGCTATCAGGCGGATTATTATATGCCTTTATCAGTTTTGCAATCGGATATTTAGTTGCGTGGCTACTAAGTAAACTATTACGAGTCCGGGTTGGACGCCGTGGTACGTTTATCAATATGTTTGTTAATGCAAATACTATTTTTATTGGTTTACCACTGAATATGGCATTGTTCGGCGTAAAGAGTATGCCTTACTTTCTGATTTACTATGTAATGAACACTGTTTCGACTTGGGCAGTAGGAGTATTTTTCATCTCTAATGATGATCCGACGAAAGAAAAGGGTACTAAACAGCCATTTAATTGGAAGAAACTATTGCCAGCTCCATTACTCGGATTTTTAGTTGCTTTGGTGTTCTTATTACTAGCAATTCCAATCCCAGGTTGGATTAATTCAACTTTAAGTATGGTTGGTAATATTGTGACGCCCATGTCATTGATTTACATCGGAATTGTTTTATCAGATGCTGGTTTAAAATCAATCCACTTTGATAAGGATACGATTGGCGCATTGGCTGGACGATTCATTATTGCACCAGCAATCATGGTTTCTGTGATTTTGATCAGTGGTCATATTGGTAATGTGATGCCATCACTAGAATCAAGCACATTGATTATCCAATCAGCTGCACCCGGTTTGGCTGTACTGCCAATTTTGGCAGGTCAATCACACGGGGATGTTGAGTATGCAACCAATGTAGTTACCACAAGTACGGTATTGTTCGTGGTTGTTGTGCCAATTTTGATGGCAATCATTAGTTAA
- a CDS encoding MFS transporter, with product MATLLLIIIYIAFIGLGIPDSLFGAAWPAIYHEFNLPLSAANYVTLLISGGTIVSSLISAWVINHFGTGKVTAFSTGLTATALLGFSMSSSIWWLCLFAIPLGLGAGAIDTALNNYVALHYQASQMSFLHCFYGIGVSLSPYLMAHALAQNNAWRNGYRMAFYLQLGITILLIVTLPLWQKVHAKHEYTAGKSTTLSFKSIIKVPGVQWVWIIFLGTCAIEFTCGIWGATFLVNTREMVASSAAQIVTLYYLGIMIGRLVSGIVASRVTSWHIIFGGQLILLLGIGMLLLPLSVVLAGTGLFLIGFGNSTVFPNLIFLTPQNFGVDISQSIMGTQMAASYVGTMLMPALFGLLAQKLGSGTLPYFILIMYFVMITATVALVRNLQKRGKYNS from the coding sequence ATGGCAACTTTACTGTTAATTATTATTTATATTGCCTTTATTGGCTTAGGAATTCCTGATTCTTTGTTTGGTGCTGCTTGGCCGGCGATCTATCACGAATTCAATTTACCATTATCTGCTGCCAATTACGTCACGCTGTTAATTTCGGGTGGCACAATTGTTTCCAGTCTAATCAGTGCTTGGGTGATAAATCATTTTGGAACTGGTAAAGTGACAGCATTTAGTACCGGGCTAACCGCAACTGCATTATTAGGTTTTTCAATGTCTAGTAGCATTTGGTGGTTATGCTTGTTTGCAATTCCGCTAGGCTTAGGTGCTGGTGCGATTGATACGGCATTAAATAACTATGTGGCGTTGCATTATCAAGCAAGTCAAATGAGCTTTTTACATTGTTTTTATGGTATTGGTGTTTCGCTTAGTCCGTATTTGATGGCCCACGCGTTGGCACAAAACAATGCATGGCGTAATGGTTATCGTATGGCGTTTTATTTACAGCTTGGAATTACTATTCTGTTGATTGTGACGTTACCGCTATGGCAAAAAGTACACGCCAAACACGAATATACTGCTGGTAAATCGACGACGTTAAGTTTTAAATCAATTATTAAAGTGCCAGGAGTGCAATGGGTATGGATAATTTTTCTAGGAACCTGCGCCATTGAGTTTACTTGTGGTATCTGGGGAGCCACTTTTTTAGTTAATACGCGCGAAATGGTGGCGTCAAGTGCGGCACAGATAGTAACCCTTTACTATCTTGGAATCATGATCGGGCGCCTTGTTTCGGGAATCGTTGCCAGCCGAGTAACTAGTTGGCATATTATTTTCGGTGGCCAGTTGATTTTACTATTGGGAATTGGCATGTTGTTATTACCATTGTCAGTTGTACTGGCGGGGACTGGGTTATTTTTAATCGGATTCGGTAATAGTACTGTTTTTCCCAATTTGATTTTTTTGACGCCTCAAAATTTTGGCGTAGATATTTCGCAATCAATTATGGGAACTCAAATGGCGGCTTCATATGTGGGCACGATGTTAATGCCAGCATTGTTTGGCTTATTGGCACAGAAATTGGGTTCCGGCACGCTACCGTATTTTATATTAATAATGTATTTTGTTATGATCACAGCGACGGTTGCACTAGTTAGAAATTTACAAAAACGCGGTAAATATAATTCATAA
- a CDS encoding ROK family protein yields MFIGIDLGGTNIKVGLFDDQLQHVDELWRATQSELNSATVISNMIATVQDLLVQNQIQASTIQAIGIGVPGLLDIDAGVSKFSPNFMNWQDVPIKEIFENQFHVPVFIDNDVRVNLYGEWQFGAGVGQQNLLMVTLGTGLGSGVVMDGRVLYGATASAGELGHMNMYRHGRPCACGSTGCLGRYVSARGIVKTAQEKLASGTTSILTDWTHDDPSKITAKMLSQADEQHDQLAHTVWQETGALLGYGLANAINLYNPAMIIIGGGVANAGERLFTPTKQVVQAHGLKIAVAACQIVTAKLGDRAGMVGAAIMAQRRKLKNSNTV; encoded by the coding sequence ATGTTCATTGGAATTGATCTTGGCGGTACAAATATTAAGGTGGGTTTGTTTGATGATCAATTACAGCACGTTGATGAACTATGGCGAGCAACGCAATCTGAATTGAATTCAGCGACGGTGATTAGTAATATGATCGCGACGGTCCAGGATTTATTGGTACAAAATCAGATACAAGCATCAACAATACAGGCAATTGGAATTGGTGTTCCTGGTTTGCTGGATATTGATGCAGGAGTATCTAAATTTTCGCCCAATTTTATGAATTGGCAGGATGTGCCGATTAAAGAAATTTTTGAAAATCAGTTTCATGTTCCGGTCTTTATTGATAATGATGTTCGAGTAAATCTATATGGTGAATGGCAGTTTGGCGCTGGAGTTGGACAACAAAATTTGTTAATGGTGACATTGGGCACGGGATTAGGCTCAGGTGTTGTCATGGATGGACGTGTTTTATATGGCGCGACCGCTAGTGCCGGTGAGTTGGGACATATGAACATGTATCGACACGGCCGGCCGTGTGCTTGCGGTAGTACTGGCTGTTTAGGGCGCTATGTTTCCGCGCGTGGAATTGTTAAAACGGCCCAGGAAAAGTTGGCTAGCGGGACAACAAGTATACTGACAGATTGGACACATGATGATCCAAGTAAAATCACCGCTAAAATGTTATCGCAAGCTGACGAGCAACACGATCAACTAGCTCACACTGTGTGGCAAGAAACCGGTGCCTTACTTGGCTACGGCTTAGCGAATGCCATTAATTTATATAATCCAGCCATGATTATTATTGGTGGCGGTGTTGCCAACGCGGGGGAACGATTATTCACCCCCACAAAGCAGGTCGTTCAAGCTCATGGATTAAAGATTGCAGTTGCGGCCTGCCAGATTGTGACCGCCAAGTTAGGTGATCGTGCGGGAATGGTTGGGGCCGCGATTATGGCGCAGCGACGTAAATTAAAAAATAGCAACACGGTGTAA
- a CDS encoding oleate hydratase, whose protein sequence is MHDMTKSKAIMIGAGLSNMAAAVYLIQEGHWQGDAITFYSLDDHGSNDGAPTDTTTNEYWNKNHPMENTKGYVARGGRMLNYRTYVDLMDLLDRIPSTTEPGMTAAEDTRDFDSHHRTFDKARLLQGGKGIINGGHLGLNNKDRMALSKLVLMPDSQEEKLDNITIAEYFKNTPHIFQTNFWYMWETTFAFRTRSSVQELRRYMHQMIYEFTQIEHLVGVNRTRYNQYESIMLPLINYLKDQGCKIILNRRVTDWEFKETTMQDEITVTGLQMENTETGETETVPVDADTAVMFTNGSITDSATMGDYNTPAPENMDYGAASGLWKKATERFYNLGNPDKFFADRDASEWVSFTLTTKDHLLLNEISRITTQVPGNALNSFISTKPLTDLGYEDVNMSIVVHHQPHFTTQKPNESVIWGYFLYPRRTGEFVNKQYIKMTGKEMLQELIGQLAKVDPGPNNIQDKAKEIFDSVINNIPIYMPYASALFNNRAKTDRPEVIPAHSTNLAFTGEFVEQPYQMVFTEQSATRSGEIAAFHFAGVPMEKLVKNPRFDKDPKVLARATKKMFE, encoded by the coding sequence GTGCACGATATGACAAAAAGTAAAGCAATTATGATCGGTGCTGGACTATCCAACATGGCTGCAGCGGTGTACTTGATTCAAGAAGGACACTGGCAAGGTGATGCAATCACTTTTTATTCGTTAGATGATCACGGATCCAATGACGGTGCTCCCACTGATACGACTACGAATGAGTACTGGAACAAAAATCATCCAATGGAAAATACTAAGGGCTACGTTGCTCGTGGTGGTCGGATGTTGAATTATCGAACCTATGTTGACTTAATGGACTTATTGGATCGCATTCCATCAACCACTGAGCCGGGGATGACGGCTGCAGAGGATACACGCGATTTTGATAGTCATCACCGTACTTTTGATAAGGCCCGGTTGTTGCAAGGTGGTAAAGGCATCATTAATGGTGGTCATTTAGGCCTGAATAATAAGGATCGCATGGCGCTCAGCAAGCTGGTATTAATGCCCGATTCACAAGAAGAAAAGTTAGATAATATTACGATTGCTGAGTATTTTAAAAATACACCGCATATTTTCCAAACTAATTTTTGGTATATGTGGGAAACCACGTTTGCTTTTCGGACTCGTAGTTCAGTCCAGGAGTTGCGCCGGTATATGCACCAAATGATTTATGAATTTACGCAAATTGAACATTTAGTCGGGGTTAATCGAACCCGCTATAATCAATATGAAAGTATCATGTTGCCGTTGATTAATTATTTGAAGGATCAGGGATGCAAGATTATTTTGAATCGCCGCGTGACGGATTGGGAATTCAAAGAAACCACGATGCAAGATGAAATTACCGTCACAGGTCTGCAAATGGAAAATACTGAAACTGGCGAGACTGAAACTGTACCGGTTGATGCTGATACGGCAGTGATGTTTACCAACGGTTCAATCACTGATTCAGCGACAATGGGTGATTACAATACGCCGGCACCAGAAAATATGGACTATGGGGCCGCATCTGGATTGTGGAAGAAAGCAACTGAACGTTTCTATAATTTGGGTAATCCAGATAAGTTCTTTGCAGATCGGGATGCCAGCGAGTGGGTCAGCTTCACATTGACTACAAAAGATCATTTGTTGCTAAATGAAATTTCGAGAATTACAACCCAAGTGCCTGGGAATGCATTAAATTCATTTATTTCAACGAAGCCACTTACCGATTTAGGCTATGAAGATGTGAATATGTCGATTGTGGTGCATCATCAGCCACATTTTACTACGCAAAAACCAAATGAATCGGTTATCTGGGGGTACTTCCTATATCCACGTCGAACAGGTGAGTTTGTCAATAAACAATATATCAAGATGACGGGTAAGGAAATGCTGCAGGAACTGATTGGACAGTTAGCTAAGGTTGATCCAGGTCCCAATAATATTCAGGATAAGGCTAAAGAAATTTTTGACAGTGTCATTAATAATATTCCAATTTATATGCCATATGCATCGGCATTGTTCAATAACCGAGCTAAGACAGATCGGCCGGAGGTAATTCCAGCTCATTCAACTAACCTAGCATTTACGGGTGAGTTCGTGGAACAACCATACCAAATGGTCTTCACGGAACAAAGCGCAACCCGTTCAGGTGAAATAGCAGCCTTCCACTTTGCGGGTGTGCCAATGGAGAAGCTGGTTAAAAACCCAAGATTTGATAAGGATCCGAAGGTGCTGGCTAGGGCAACTAAGAAGATGTTTGAATAG
- a CDS encoding glucose 1-dehydrogenase: MADRLKNKVAIITGGVAGIGLGIAECYVREGAKVVITANHNVDGGKQAVAKFGDEKALFVQQDVAVEADWDKVIKETVAKFGKVDIVVNNAGIGGGSAPIESMSLDNWNKTMGVNLTGNFLGIKAAINAMKETNGGNGSIINVSSVAGLVGLPMAPDYSATKGGTRMLTHAVALSLAQRKINIRVNSVHPGWIDTDIVPKEAREAIISTIPVGHMGEPRDIGEICVYLGSDESKYANGAEFVVDGGVRA; encoded by the coding sequence ATGGCAGATCGTTTAAAAAACAAAGTAGCAATCATCACAGGTGGAGTAGCTGGAATCGGCTTAGGAATCGCAGAATGCTATGTACGCGAAGGTGCCAAGGTAGTGATCACGGCGAACCATAACGTAGATGGTGGAAAACAAGCAGTTGCTAAATTTGGTGACGAGAAAGCATTATTTGTGCAACAAGATGTCGCAGTTGAAGCTGACTGGGATAAGGTGATCAAAGAAACAGTTGCCAAATTTGGTAAGGTTGATATCGTGGTTAACAATGCCGGAATCGGTGGTGGCAGTGCACCAATCGAATCGATGAGCTTGGATAATTGGAATAAAACGATGGGAGTTAACTTAACCGGTAACTTCCTTGGGATTAAAGCGGCTATTAATGCCATGAAAGAAACTAACGGCGGCAATGGTTCAATTATCAACGTTTCATCGGTAGCGGGTTTAGTGGGGCTCCCAATGGCACCAGACTATTCAGCAACTAAGGGTGGTACCAGAATGTTAACCCATGCGGTAGCATTGTCATTGGCCCAACGTAAAATTAATATCCGGGTTAATTCAGTCCATCCGGGCTGGATTGATACAGATATCGTACCAAAAGAAGCCCGTGAAGCAATCATTTCAACAATTCCAGTCGGTCACATGGGTGAGCCAAGAGATATTGGTGAAATTTGTGTTTACTTGGGTAGCGATGAGTCTAAGTATGCAAATGGAGCTGAGTTTGTGGTTGACGGTGGAGTTAGGGCGTAA
- a CDS encoding 5-methyltetrahydropteroyltriglutamate--homocysteine S-methyltransferase — protein MIQDKINFIKPTLSPFRNDIVGSFLRPERLKIAREQFKTNQISAIELRKIEDELIVDLIKKEEDVGLRAVTDGEFRRSWYHLDFFWGLQGVKKIKTAGWQLHDGSHARGEGAELTGVLGGKNHPFIEHFDFVKNHVSDGVQVKQTIPSPAYCLVQFEFPNVIEKTKQIYQSEDELITAIAKAYDEVLADFYAHGATVIQFDDSAWSNLIAANIVSDGGDGYQNFTKKEIDILKQKLLKVNNLTIEGAPASLTINAHICRGNYKSNWAYSGSYANIAEPLFTQEKVNAFYLEYDSDSDGGFDVLKKIDKQKWVVLGLLTSKQGELEDRNTVINRIEEASRYFDLNHLCLSPQCGFASSEEGNVLTEKQQWNKLRLIKSITDELW, from the coding sequence ATGATACAAGATAAAATTAATTTTATAAAACCAACTCTGTCACCTTTTCGTAATGATATTGTCGGTAGTTTTCTTCGCCCAGAAAGGCTAAAAATAGCTCGGGAACAATTTAAAACGAATCAGATTAGTGCTATTGAATTAAGAAAAATTGAAGATGAACTGATTGTTGATCTAATTAAAAAAGAAGAAGATGTAGGATTACGGGCGGTGACGGATGGAGAGTTCAGGCGTAGCTGGTATCACTTAGATTTCTTTTGGGGTCTTCAAGGCGTTAAAAAAATTAAAACTGCTGGTTGGCAATTACATGATGGGAGTCACGCTCGTGGAGAGGGAGCTGAATTGACTGGTGTGCTCGGTGGTAAAAATCATCCATTCATCGAACATTTTGATTTTGTTAAAAATCATGTCAGTGATGGTGTTCAGGTCAAACAAACCATCCCGTCGCCGGCTTATTGCTTGGTTCAATTTGAATTTCCTAATGTAATTGAAAAAACGAAACAAATTTATCAGTCTGAAGATGAATTAATTACAGCAATTGCTAAAGCCTATGATGAAGTGCTTGCTGACTTTTATGCGCATGGAGCGACGGTAATTCAGTTTGATGATAGTGCCTGGAGCAATCTAATTGCCGCAAATATTGTCAGTGACGGTGGCGATGGCTATCAGAATTTCACCAAAAAAGAAATTGATATACTCAAACAAAAACTGCTGAAGGTAAATAATCTTACTATTGAAGGTGCACCGGCAAGTTTGACGATTAACGCGCATATTTGTCGTGGTAATTATAAATCCAACTGGGCATACTCAGGTAGTTATGCCAACATTGCAGAGCCTTTATTTACACAAGAAAAGGTGAATGCATTTTATTTGGAATATGATTCTGACAGCGATGGTGGCTTTGACGTATTGAAAAAAATAGATAAACAAAAGTGGGTAGTTTTGGGGTTGTTGACTTCGAAACAAGGTGAGTTAGAAGACCGTAATACAGTAATTAATCGGATTGAAGAGGCCAGCCGGTACTTTGATCTGAATCATCTTTGTTTAAGTCCACAATGTGGCTTTGCCTCATCAGAGGAAGGCAATGTGTTAACCGAAAAACAGCAATGGAATAAACTGCGACTGATTAAATCAATCACTGATGAATTATGGTAA
- a CDS encoding ADP-ribosylglycohydrolase family protein, giving the protein MNAIKMKNTLYAAVIGDALGVPVEMKQRGQYRVSGMTGYGTWGQPAGTWSDDTSLTLCLIQNLVKDDDLDSLMDKFVSYMENAEWTPADEVFDVGNSCSKAIVNYAVNKLPATECGDNSEYGNGNGAIMRLAPLVMTLNDELTIEERFKQYRDYTSLTHRHPRAITGSLIYLEILWYLKQGASLVDAIKSSEDSVDLIGNYSVKYRNEKQSFNRIFDSDFKNLPVSAIRSSGYVVDTLGAAVWIALNSDSYKNAILTAVNLGGDTDTIASITGSIMGFKDAIDIPSEWTEAIVNREYFEKIVNPFVEKYRD; this is encoded by the coding sequence ATGAACGCAATAAAAATGAAAAATACTTTATATGCAGCAGTAATTGGGGATGCCTTAGGTGTTCCAGTCGAAATGAAACAACGTGGGCAATACCGTGTTTCAGGTATGACTGGCTATGGTACATGGGGTCAACCGGCCGGTACATGGTCTGATGATACCTCATTAACATTATGTTTGATTCAAAATTTAGTAAAAGATGATGATTTAGACTCGTTAATGGATAAATTTGTCTCCTACATGGAAAATGCTGAATGGACACCAGCAGATGAAGTCTTCGATGTTGGTAATTCGTGTTCTAAAGCAATTGTAAATTATGCGGTAAACAAGCTACCGGCAACTGAATGTGGTGATAATTCGGAATACGGCAATGGGAATGGTGCAATCATGCGGTTAGCACCATTGGTAATGACACTAAATGATGAATTGACAATTGAAGAACGCTTCAAGCAATATCGAGATTACACTTCTTTGACTCACCGGCATCCTAGGGCAATTACTGGTAGTCTGATTTATCTTGAAATTCTGTGGTATTTAAAGCAAGGAGCTAGTTTGGTTGATGCAATTAAATCATCAGAGGATAGTGTTGATTTAATTGGCAACTATTCAGTTAAATATAGAAATGAAAAGCAATCCTTCAATCGTATTTTTGATTCTGACTTCAAAAATTTACCAGTTAGTGCAATTAGATCGAGTGGGTATGTTGTTGATACATTGGGAGCGGCAGTGTGGATAGCGCTGAACAGTGATTCGTATAAAAATGCGATATTAACTGCAGTAAATTTGGGCGGAGATACAGACACCATTGCTTCTATTACTGGATCAATTATGGGATTCAAAGATGCTATCGACATACCGAGTGAATGGACCGAAGCTATTGTAAATCGGGAATATTTTGAGAAAATAGTTAATCCGTTTGTTGAGAAGTACAGGGATTAA